One stretch of Hoeflea sp. 108 DNA includes these proteins:
- a CDS encoding phosphotransferase family protein codes for MKVDFDPAALEAFLGERFGKGDMRLDRIGGGQSNPTYFVDFGGRRMVLRKKPSGPILRGAHAIDREYRVLAALAPTDVPVPRPVLFHDVDEPLGTPFYLMERLEGRVFHDCSLPGLSRDERRGIYLGMAEAMARLHAVRPDEIGLGDYGKPGNYFERQIGRWTRQLAESPGERIPVLEAAADWLPQHLPADDGRVSIAHGDFRLGNLLFHPDKPEVIGILDWELSTLGHPLADLGFCSMTWHSAPDEYGGILGLDREALGIPSQREFLDHYFAHAVPTAPLERFHLVFSLFRFAVIFVGIADRVRAGNAAAADAADVAPLAGRFATRAMEIIDGARPW; via the coding sequence ATGAAGGTCGATTTCGATCCGGCGGCGCTGGAGGCATTCCTCGGCGAGCGCTTCGGCAAGGGTGACATGCGGCTCGACCGGATCGGCGGAGGCCAGTCCAACCCGACCTATTTCGTCGATTTCGGCGGCCGCCGCATGGTGTTGCGCAAGAAGCCGTCGGGGCCGATCCTGCGCGGGGCGCATGCCATCGACCGCGAGTACCGCGTGCTGGCGGCGCTCGCACCGACCGACGTGCCGGTGCCGCGGCCGGTGCTTTTTCACGACGTCGATGAACCCTTGGGCACGCCCTTCTATCTGATGGAGCGCCTCGAAGGCCGGGTCTTCCATGATTGCTCCTTGCCAGGACTTTCACGCGACGAACGGCGCGGCATCTATCTCGGCATGGCCGAGGCGATGGCCAGGCTGCACGCCGTGCGTCCCGACGAGATCGGTCTCGGCGACTATGGCAAGCCGGGCAATTATTTCGAGCGCCAGATCGGCCGCTGGACCCGGCAGCTCGCGGAATCCCCAGGCGAAAGAATCCCGGTGCTGGAAGCGGCGGCCGACTGGCTGCCGCAACACCTGCCGGCCGACGATGGCCGCGTTTCCATCGCCCATGGCGATTTCCGTCTTGGCAACCTGCTGTTCCATCCTGACAAGCCCGAGGTCATCGGCATCCTTGACTGGGAGCTTTCGACGCTTGGCCATCCGCTTGCCGATCTCGGCTTCTGTTCTATGACCTGGCACTCGGCGCCTGACGAATATGGCGGTATTCTCGGCCTCGACCGGGAGGCGCTGGGCATTCCGAGCCAGCGTGAATTCCTCGACCATTACTTCGCTCATGCCGTGCCCACAGCTCCGCTCGAGCGCTTCCACCTAGTCTTTTCGCTGTTCCGTTTCGCGGTGATCTTCGTCGGCATCGCCGACCGGGTACGCGCCGGCAATGCGGCCGCTGCCGATGCCGCTGACGTTGCGCCGCTCGCTGGCCGCTTTGCCACGCGCGCCATGGAAATCATCGACGGCGCGCGACCCTGGTAA
- a CDS encoding CoA ester lyase, whose protein sequence is MSHTLHHLRKLRLQRSELAVPGSNPEMIRKAADGDADYIFLDIEDAVAPPDKERARKNIIQALNEIDWRAKGKTISVRINGLDTHYMYRDVVDVMEQAGDKLDTILVPKVGVPADLYMVDAMVSQIETAKGFKTRVGLEALIETALGMANVEAIAAYGGRLEAMHFGVADYAASCKARTVSIGGLNPDYPGDQWHAALSRMTVACRAYGLRPIDGPFGDFSDPEAYIAAAKRAAALGIEGKWAIHPSQIELANAVFSPPEKEVTRARRIIEVLKEAEEQGKGAAALDGKMIDAASERMARNVLVMHEAIEQSARSRTSLPN, encoded by the coding sequence ATGAGCCATACACTCCACCACCTCCGCAAGCTGCGCCTCCAGCGCAGCGAGCTGGCTGTCCCCGGCTCCAACCCGGAGATGATCCGCAAGGCCGCCGACGGCGACGCCGACTACATCTTCCTCGACATCGAGGATGCGGTGGCGCCGCCGGACAAGGAGCGGGCGCGGAAGAACATCATCCAGGCGCTCAACGAAATCGACTGGCGCGCTAAGGGCAAGACCATCTCGGTCCGTATCAACGGCCTCGACACCCATTACATGTATCGCGACGTGGTCGATGTGATGGAGCAGGCCGGCGACAAGCTCGACACCATCCTGGTGCCCAAGGTCGGCGTGCCTGCCGACCTCTACATGGTCGACGCCATGGTCAGCCAGATAGAAACGGCCAAGGGTTTCAAGACCCGTGTCGGCCTGGAAGCACTCATCGAGACGGCACTGGGCATGGCCAATGTCGAGGCGATCGCCGCCTATGGCGGCCGGCTCGAGGCGATGCATTTCGGCGTTGCCGACTATGCTGCGAGCTGCAAGGCGCGCACGGTCAGCATCGGCGGTCTCAACCCCGACTATCCCGGCGACCAGTGGCACGCAGCCCTGTCGCGCATGACGGTCGCCTGCCGCGCCTACGGCCTGCGCCCCATCGACGGACCATTCGGTGACTTCTCCGATCCGGAGGCCTATATCGCCGCCGCCAAGCGTGCGGCAGCGCTCGGTATCGAAGGCAAATGGGCGATCCACCCCTCGCAGATCGAACTGGCCAACGCGGTGTTTTCGCCGCCGGAAAAGGAAGTCACCCGCGCCCGCCGCATCATCGAGGTGCTGAAGGAAGCCGAGGAGCAGGGCAAGGGCGCTGCCGCCCTCGACGGCAAGATGATCGACGCAGCATCCGAGCGCATGGCGCGCAATGTGCTGGTCATGCACGAGGCAATCGAGCAGTCGGCGCGGTCGCGCACGAGCCTGCCAAACTGA
- a CDS encoding aminotransferase class V-fold PLP-dependent enzyme, with translation MAGFTQLFVPGPTNVPEVVRQAMNMPMEDMRAPDYPTFTRGLFTDLMKVFRNETGRAFIFPSSGTGAWESAITNTLSPGDRVLMSRFGQFSYLWVDMAERFGLDVDVVDVEWGTGVPVEIYAERLAADKEHRIKAVFVTHNETATGVTSDVGAVRAALNAAKHPALLFVDGVSSVGSIDFRQEEWGVDCAVSGSQKGFMLPPGLGFLSVSQKALAAAKQAKFSRCYFSFEDQIRANDTGYFPYTPAVQLLRGMRAALDLIQEEGLDNIFERHNRLATGVRKAVDAWGLKVCAKEAKWNSDTVSAIVVPEGIDSAEVVRRAYHGYQTSLGVGLNKVAGKVFRIGHLGWVNEVMMCGAISAAEMALRDVGVKVQPGSGVGAALEHYRLSAQPAVAKAA, from the coding sequence ATGGCCGGCTTCACACAGCTTTTTGTTCCAGGACCGACTAACGTTCCGGAGGTTGTCCGGCAGGCGATGAACATGCCCATGGAGGACATGCGCGCGCCTGACTATCCGACCTTCACCCGCGGCCTGTTCACCGACCTGATGAAGGTGTTCCGCAACGAGACCGGCCGCGCCTTCATTTTCCCGTCCTCGGGCACCGGCGCCTGGGAATCGGCGATCACCAACACGCTCAGCCCCGGCGACCGCGTGCTGATGTCGCGCTTTGGCCAGTTCTCGTATCTGTGGGTCGACATGGCCGAGCGCTTCGGCCTCGACGTCGACGTCGTCGACGTCGAATGGGGTACGGGCGTTCCGGTCGAGATCTATGCCGAGCGTCTCGCCGCCGACAAGGAGCACCGCATCAAGGCGGTCTTCGTCACCCACAACGAGACGGCCACAGGCGTGACCAGCGATGTCGGCGCGGTGCGTGCTGCGCTCAATGCGGCCAAGCATCCGGCGCTGCTTTTCGTCGACGGCGTGTCGTCGGTCGGATCGATCGATTTCCGCCAGGAGGAATGGGGCGTCGACTGTGCCGTGTCAGGTTCGCAGAAGGGCTTCATGCTGCCGCCCGGTCTAGGCTTCCTGTCGGTCAGCCAGAAGGCGCTGGCCGCTGCCAAGCAGGCGAAGTTCAGCCGCTGCTACTTCTCCTTCGAGGATCAGATCCGCGCCAACGACACTGGCTACTTCCCCTACACGCCGGCGGTGCAGCTGCTGCGCGGCATGCGCGCTGCCCTTGACCTGATCCAGGAGGAGGGCCTCGACAACATCTTCGAACGCCACAACCGTCTGGCGACAGGCGTGCGCAAGGCTGTCGACGCCTGGGGCCTGAAGGTCTGCGCCAAGGAGGCGAAGTGGAACTCCGACACGGTCAGCGCGATCGTGGTTCCCGAGGGCATCGACAGCGCCGAAGTCGTGCGCCGCGCCTATCACGGCTACCAGACCTCGCTCGGCGTCGGCCTGAACAAGGTCGCCGGCAAGGTGTTCCGCATCGGCCATCTTGGCTGGGTCAACGAAGTGATGATGTGCGGCGCGATCTCGGCTGCCGAAATGGCGCTGCGCGACGTCGGCGTGAAGGTGCAGCCGGGCTCCGGCGTCGGCGCCGCCCTAGAGCACTATCGCCTGTCGGCCCAGCCGGCCGTCGCCAAAGCGGCCTGA
- a CDS encoding FAD-binding oxidoreductase, with protein MGPPVDPVPAGDSQPKSADVVIVGGGIIGVSTALFLAKRGVSVVLCEKGHIAGEQSSRNWGWCRRMGRDPRELPLIVEALKMWGDIEQLVGEDVGFRRTGILYLCQDESDVEHHSEWLKTAGDYALDTRMIEGRALADLMPGAQKNFRAALHTPSDGRAEPQKAAPAIARAAQRAGAQILLRCAVREIETEGGRVSGVVTENGLIRAGTVVVAGGAWSSRLCRDVGVRLPQLAVRSSVMRTAPVEGGPDGAAWTEGFAYRKRLDGGYTIADGTISYHHVNPDSFRYFADFLPILSREWRSVGLRFGDFVGGPFGLSPKLDGAATVYETHRTLDPEPAEGRLEQARASMEKVFPVLKGVPTVQRWAGFIDATPDAVPVIAPVKSMPGLMLATGFSGHGFGIGPAAGRLTADLVTNDTPLVDPRAFRYERFIDGTKHRPTTGV; from the coding sequence ATGGGGCCTCCGGTCGATCCGGTTCCCGCAGGGGATAGCCAGCCTAAGTCAGCCGATGTCGTGATCGTCGGTGGCGGCATCATCGGCGTCAGTACGGCGTTGTTCCTGGCCAAGCGCGGCGTATCGGTCGTCCTGTGCGAGAAGGGACACATCGCCGGCGAGCAGTCGAGCCGCAACTGGGGCTGGTGCCGGCGCATGGGCCGCGACCCGCGCGAACTGCCTCTGATCGTCGAGGCGCTGAAGATGTGGGGCGACATCGAGCAGCTGGTCGGCGAGGACGTCGGATTCCGCCGCACCGGCATTCTCTATCTCTGCCAGGACGAAAGCGACGTCGAGCATCATTCCGAGTGGCTGAAGACGGCCGGCGACTATGCGCTCGACACGAGGATGATCGAGGGCAGGGCGCTCGCCGATCTGATGCCCGGCGCGCAGAAGAATTTTCGTGCGGCACTTCACACGCCAAGCGACGGTCGCGCTGAGCCGCAGAAGGCGGCGCCCGCGATTGCGCGCGCCGCACAAAGAGCCGGCGCGCAGATCCTGTTGCGCTGCGCCGTGCGCGAGATCGAGACCGAGGGCGGCCGCGTCAGCGGTGTCGTCACTGAAAATGGCCTGATCCGCGCCGGAACCGTCGTGGTCGCCGGTGGCGCTTGGTCGAGCCGGCTCTGCCGGGATGTTGGCGTTCGCCTGCCGCAGCTTGCCGTGCGCTCGTCGGTCATGCGCACGGCACCTGTCGAGGGTGGTCCCGACGGTGCCGCATGGACCGAGGGTTTTGCTTACCGCAAGCGGCTCGACGGCGGCTACACCATCGCCGACGGCACGATCAGCTACCACCATGTAAATCCCGACAGTTTCCGCTATTTCGCCGACTTCCTGCCGATCCTGTCGCGCGAATGGCGCTCTGTCGGCCTGCGCTTCGGCGATTTCGTCGGCGGCCCGTTCGGGCTGTCGCCGAAGCTGGACGGCGCGGCGACTGTCTACGAGACGCATCGCACACTCGATCCGGAGCCTGCCGAAGGCCGGCTCGAGCAGGCGCGTGCCAGCATGGAAAAGGTGTTTCCGGTGCTGAAGGGCGTGCCAACGGTGCAGCGCTGGGCAGGCTTCATCGACGCCACGCCCGATGCCGTGCCGGTCATTGCACCGGTCAAGTCGATGCCGGGGCTGATGCTCGCGACCGGCTTCTCCGGCCACGGCTTCGGCATCGGTCCGGCGGCTGGCCGGCTGACAGCCGACCTTGTCACCAACGACACCCCGTTGGTCGATCCCAGGGCCTTCCGCTACGAGCGCTTCATCGACGGCACGAAACACCGGCCGACAACGGGGGTGTGA
- the sucD gene encoding succinate--CoA ligase subunit alpha — translation MAVLLNRRTRVIVQGLTGKIGSFHADDMKRYGTNVVGGVTPGKGGQVHQGIPVFNTVRGAVRETGAEASIVFVPPPFAADSIMEAAEAGLKLCVCITDGIPSQDMMRVKRYMRRFRYEDRMRLVGPNCAGVITPGQALMGIMPGNIYLPGRVGIVGRSGTLGYEAASQMKALGIGVSTSVGIGGDPINGSSFKDILKLFEDDPDTDAVVMIGEIGGPQEAEAAEWARHNMRKPLIAYIAGLSAPKGKRMGHAGAIISAFGESAQEKVEILREAGVTIVPTPAAFGPTVAGVLEQQKKAA, via the coding sequence ATGGCAGTACTCTTGAACCGCAGGACGCGCGTCATCGTCCAGGGCCTCACCGGCAAGATCGGCTCGTTCCACGCCGACGACATGAAGCGTTACGGCACCAACGTCGTCGGCGGTGTGACGCCGGGCAAGGGCGGGCAGGTCCATCAGGGCATTCCGGTGTTCAACACCGTCAGGGGCGCCGTGCGAGAGACGGGCGCCGAAGCCTCCATCGTCTTCGTGCCGCCGCCCTTCGCGGCCGACTCGATCATGGAAGCGGCGGAAGCCGGTCTCAAGCTCTGCGTCTGCATCACCGACGGCATTCCCTCCCAGGACATGATGAGGGTTAAGCGCTACATGCGCCGCTTCCGCTACGAAGACCGCATGCGCCTCGTCGGCCCCAACTGCGCCGGCGTCATCACACCCGGACAGGCGCTGATGGGCATCATGCCCGGCAACATCTACCTGCCGGGCCGTGTCGGCATCGTCGGCCGTTCGGGTACGCTCGGCTATGAGGCAGCCTCGCAGATGAAGGCGCTCGGCATTGGCGTGTCGACCTCGGTCGGCATCGGCGGCGACCCGATCAACGGCTCGTCCTTCAAGGACATCCTCAAGCTGTTTGAGGACGATCCCGACACCGACGCCGTGGTCATGATCGGCGAGATCGGCGGTCCGCAGGAGGCCGAGGCCGCCGAATGGGCCAGGCACAACATGCGCAAGCCGCTGATCGCCTACATCGCAGGCCTTTCGGCGCCGAAGGGCAAGCGCATGGGCCATGCCGGCGCCATCATCTCCGCCTTCGGCGAATCCGCCCAGGAAAAGGTCGAAATCCTGCGTGAGGCGGGCGTGACGATCGTGCCGACCCCCGCAGCCTTCGGTCCGACCGTTGCCGGCGTGCTCGAACAGCAGAAGAAGGCCGCCTGA
- a CDS encoding GntR family transcriptional regulator → MQKTAKPKKPGRAADSVEKVYEAVKELAVDYRFKPGERVNEVELATRLGVSRTPVREALNRLARDGFMSFVPNRGFYARDITPEGVQELYELRAAIERAAFRLACQRGTDVEIAETIAIWQNNSNLGPTTNWAMVAEADEAFHIAIVKLAKNERMLVALDSVNSLIRFFRRIDLESNRRRGGTYDEHAAIIDCLRRRDGDAGGELMERHITLSSAHAVEVTKEGLARIFFGRPD, encoded by the coding sequence GTGCAGAAGACAGCCAAGCCGAAAAAGCCGGGGCGTGCCGCCGACAGCGTCGAGAAGGTCTATGAGGCGGTGAAGGAGCTGGCCGTCGATTACCGCTTCAAGCCGGGCGAGCGCGTCAACGAGGTCGAGCTTGCGACAAGGCTGGGCGTATCGCGCACGCCGGTGCGCGAGGCGCTGAATCGGCTGGCGCGCGATGGCTTCATGAGCTTCGTGCCCAATCGCGGCTTTTATGCCCGCGACATTACGCCGGAAGGCGTGCAGGAACTCTATGAACTCAGGGCTGCCATCGAGCGCGCCGCTTTTCGCCTGGCCTGCCAGCGCGGTACCGATGTCGAAATCGCCGAGACCATCGCCATCTGGCAGAACAACAGCAATCTCGGCCCCACCACCAACTGGGCCATGGTGGCGGAGGCCGACGAGGCCTTCCACATCGCCATCGTCAAGCTGGCCAAGAACGAGCGTATGCTGGTGGCGCTGGATTCGGTCAATTCGCTGATCCGGTTCTTCCGGCGCATCGACCTTGAAAGCAACCGCCGCCGCGGTGGCACCTATGACGAGCATGCGGCAATCATCGATTGCCTCCGGCGGCGCGACGGCGACGCTGGTGGCGAACTCATGGAGCGCCATATCACGCTGAGCTCGGCCCATGCCGTAGAGGTGACCAAGGAAGGTCTGGCTCGGATCTTCTTCGGCAGACCCGACTAG
- a CDS encoding RidA family protein, whose product MSSITRIDVGPRMSQAVVHGNTVYVAGQVALDAGGESVTAQTKNILDRIDAVLAKAGTDKTKLLSASIWLSDIAGFAEMNTVWDAWVAKDCAPARATVESKLAAPQFTVEIAVIAAL is encoded by the coding sequence ATGAGCAGCATCACCCGAATTGACGTTGGCCCGCGCATGAGCCAGGCGGTCGTCCACGGCAACACGGTCTATGTCGCGGGCCAGGTCGCGCTCGATGCCGGCGGCGAGAGCGTCACAGCCCAGACAAAGAACATCCTCGACCGCATCGACGCAGTTCTGGCCAAAGCCGGTACCGACAAGACCAAGCTGTTGTCCGCCTCCATATGGCTTTCCGATATTGCCGGCTTCGCCGAGATGAATACCGTCTGGGACGCCTGGGTGGCCAAGGACTGCGCGCCTGCCCGCGCCACCGTCGAATCCAAGCTGGCCGCGCCGCAGTTCACGGTCGAGATCGCCGTGATCGCCGCACTCTGA
- a CDS encoding D-glycerate dehydrogenase, with protein sequence MKPRVIVTRRWPQAVEQVLAERFDTTFNQGDVPLSPTQIKAAFLNFDAILPTVSDKLPAAVFPDADIRTRILANFGVGFSHIDTDAAKARGITVTNTPGVLTDCTADIGMSLLLSVARRAGEGERQLRSGQWAGWCPTHMIGTKVTGKTIGIIGMGRIGKAMAKRAHFGFDMDVVFYNRSKVDDEETRAMGARQLASIEDVLAAADFVSLHCPGGAENRHLINADRLAAMKRGAFLINTARGDVVDQKALVAALQEGKIAGAGLDVYDGEPDVPAELIGMENVVLLPHLGSATEETRVAMGMKAVDNLTAFFEGRPLPDKVV encoded by the coding sequence ATGAAACCTCGGGTTATAGTCACGCGGCGCTGGCCACAGGCGGTCGAACAGGTCCTGGCGGAACGGTTCGACACCACCTTCAACCAGGGCGACGTTCCGCTGAGCCCGACCCAGATCAAGGCGGCATTCCTGAATTTCGATGCGATCCTGCCGACCGTGAGCGACAAGCTGCCGGCAGCAGTCTTCCCTGACGCTGATATCCGCACCAGGATCCTCGCCAATTTCGGCGTCGGTTTCAGCCATATCGACACCGATGCCGCCAAGGCGCGTGGCATCACCGTGACCAACACGCCGGGCGTGCTTACCGATTGCACAGCCGACATCGGCATGAGCCTTCTGCTTTCGGTCGCCCGGCGGGCCGGTGAGGGCGAGCGCCAGCTGCGCTCCGGGCAGTGGGCGGGCTGGTGCCCGACCCACATGATCGGTACCAAGGTGACCGGCAAGACCATCGGCATCATCGGCATGGGTCGCATCGGCAAGGCGATGGCCAAGCGGGCGCATTTCGGCTTCGACATGGACGTCGTCTTCTACAACCGCTCGAAGGTCGATGACGAGGAGACCCGCGCTATGGGCGCGCGCCAGCTTGCCAGCATCGAGGACGTGTTGGCCGCGGCCGATTTCGTCTCGCTGCATTGCCCAGGCGGCGCCGAGAACCGCCATCTCATCAATGCCGACCGGCTTGCCGCGATGAAGCGCGGCGCGTTTCTCATCAACACGGCGCGTGGCGACGTGGTTGACCAGAAGGCGCTGGTGGCAGCGCTTCAGGAAGGCAAGATCGCCGGCGCCGGCCTCGACGTCTATGACGGCGAGCCCGACGTGCCGGCGGAACTGATCGGCATGGAGAATGTGGTTCTGCTGCCGCATCTTGGCAGCGCCACGGAGGAAACCCGGGTGGCCATGGGCATGAAGGCGGTCGACAATCTGACCGCCTTCTTCGAAGGCCGCCCCTTACCCGACAAGGTGGTGTGA
- a CDS encoding D-amino acid dehydrogenase has product MRVAVLGAGVAGVTTAYELARDGHEVTVIDRLPEAAGETSFANAGLIAPGHAYTWSSPKAPRILLRSLFDDSQALRFKPSLDPRLWSWSWKFLMNCTAEKARTNTKRKVRLCRYSQDRLMDIVADTGIDYHGLEGGLLYLYRKPESFARGSTNTRILIEEGLDLRAISADEAARIDPALAKVKDKFAGAVYCPSDGSGDARVFTQNLARHCHENLGVNFLFDTEVKGFENVGDRIARVTTSKGSVEADEFVLCLGVFAPDFARRLGVSLPIYPIKGYSVTMPFDDSNLAPTVGGVDEDNLVAYARFGDRLRVTATAEFAGFDKSHKPEDFRHMLSAIRDLFPNGADFAKPQYWAGLRPMTPEGTPIFGRGGRFSNMVFNVGHGHMGWTMSAGSARITADIVKRTKPGFDPAGMLLQ; this is encoded by the coding sequence ATGCGTGTTGCCGTGCTCGGCGCCGGTGTGGCCGGCGTTACGACTGCCTATGAGCTTGCCCGTGACGGCCACGAAGTCACTGTCATCGACCGACTGCCGGAGGCGGCGGGCGAGACCAGCTTCGCCAATGCAGGGCTGATTGCGCCGGGCCATGCCTATACCTGGTCGTCGCCCAAGGCACCTCGCATCCTGCTCCGCTCGCTGTTCGACGATAGCCAGGCGTTGCGCTTCAAGCCGAGCCTGGACCCTAGACTGTGGTCGTGGTCGTGGAAGTTCCTGATGAACTGCACCGCCGAAAAGGCCCGCACCAACACCAAGCGCAAGGTCCGGCTCTGCCGCTATTCACAGGACCGGCTGATGGACATCGTCGCGGATACCGGCATCGACTATCACGGACTGGAGGGCGGGCTGCTCTATCTCTACCGCAAGCCCGAATCCTTCGCCCGTGGCTCGACCAACACCCGCATCCTCATAGAGGAAGGTCTCGATCTGCGCGCCATCTCCGCCGACGAAGCGGCACGCATCGACCCCGCGCTTGCCAAGGTCAAGGACAAGTTCGCCGGCGCCGTATACTGCCCCTCCGACGGCAGCGGCGATGCGCGTGTCTTCACCCAGAACCTCGCCCGCCATTGCCACGAGAATCTCGGCGTGAATTTCCTGTTCGACACCGAGGTCAAGGGTTTCGAAAACGTCGGCGACCGCATCGCCCGCGTCACTACCTCGAAGGGATCGGTCGAGGCCGACGAATTCGTGCTGTGCCTCGGCGTGTTCGCCCCTGACTTCGCCCGGCGGCTCGGCGTGTCGCTGCCGATCTATCCGATCAAAGGCTATTCGGTGACCATGCCATTCGACGACAGCAACCTTGCGCCAACGGTCGGCGGCGTCGACGAAGACAACCTTGTCGCTTATGCCCGCTTCGGCGACCGGCTGCGTGTCACGGCGACGGCCGAATTTGCCGGCTTCGACAAGTCGCATAAGCCAGAGGATTTCCGGCACATGCTGTCGGCGATCCGCGACCTGTTCCCCAACGGCGCCGACTTCGCCAAGCCGCAATATTGGGCCGGCCTGCGCCCGATGACGCCCGAGGGTACGCCGATCTTCGGCCGCGGCGGCCGCTTCTCCAACATGGTCTTCAATGTCGGCCACGGCCATATGGGCTGGACCATGTCGGCCGGCTCTGCCCGCATCACCGCCGACATCGTCAAACGGACCAAGCCCGGTTTCGACCCGGCCGGCATGTTGCTGCAGTAG
- a CDS encoding malate--CoA ligase subunit beta: MDIHEYQAKELLSRYSVQIPRGGLAYSPEQATYRASEIGGGKWVVKAQIHSGARGKAGGIRICTTDNEVSDAAEAMLGRKLVTHQTGPKGKLVSRLYVEETVDIRQELYLGIVLDRKSERVMIVASASGGMEIEEIAEKQPDSIIRAIVDPGAGMQQFQAREIAFGLGLENSLIGKAVETLLGCYRVFRDFDASMLEINPLVVTKDGNLIALDAKMSFDENALFRRAEISELRDKSQEDPRETFASDRGLSYVGLDGNIGCIINGAGLAMATMDMIKMSGGEPANFLDIGGGASPERVAKAFRAVLADKNVETILVNIFAGINRCDWVAEGVIKAIREVGVKVPLVVRLAGTNVEEGRRILAESGEKVIVAETLAEAAEKSVEAMRAYSKSKKN, from the coding sequence ATGGATATTCATGAATACCAGGCCAAGGAACTGCTCTCGCGCTACTCGGTGCAGATTCCGCGCGGCGGCCTTGCCTACAGCCCCGAGCAGGCGACCTACCGCGCCAGCGAGATCGGTGGCGGCAAGTGGGTGGTCAAGGCGCAGATCCATTCCGGCGCCCGCGGCAAGGCCGGCGGCATCCGCATCTGTACGACCGACAACGAAGTTTCCGACGCTGCCGAAGCCATGCTCGGCCGTAAGCTGGTGACCCACCAGACCGGACCGAAGGGCAAGCTGGTGTCGCGCCTCTATGTCGAGGAAACCGTCGACATCCGCCAGGAGCTCTATCTCGGCATCGTGCTCGACCGTAAATCGGAGCGTGTCATGATCGTCGCCTCCGCCTCCGGCGGCATGGAGATCGAGGAGATCGCCGAAAAGCAGCCCGACTCGATCATTCGTGCCATCGTCGATCCGGGCGCCGGCATGCAGCAGTTCCAGGCCCGCGAGATCGCCTTCGGTCTCGGGCTCGAAAACAGCCTGATCGGCAAGGCTGTCGAGACGCTGCTCGGCTGCTACCGCGTGTTCCGCGACTTCGACGCATCGATGCTGGAGATCAATCCGCTCGTCGTCACCAAGGACGGCAATCTGATCGCGCTCGACGCCAAGATGTCGTTCGACGAGAACGCGTTGTTCCGCCGCGCCGAAATCTCGGAGTTGCGCGACAAGTCGCAGGAAGACCCGCGCGAAACCTTCGCCAGCGACCGCGGCCTGTCCTATGTTGGCCTCGACGGCAACATCGGCTGCATCATCAACGGCGCCGGTCTCGCCATGGCGACCATGGACATGATCAAGATGTCTGGCGGTGAGCCGGCCAACTTCCTCGACATCGGCGGTGGTGCCTCGCCTGAACGCGTGGCCAAGGCGTTTCGCGCCGTGCTGGCCGACAAGAATGTCGAGACCATCCTGGTCAACATCTTTGCCGGCATCAACCGCTGCGACTGGGTGGCCGAGGGCGTCATCAAGGCAATCCGCGAGGTCGGCGTGAAGGTGCCGCTGGTCGTGCGCCTGGCCGGCACGAATGTCGAAGAGGGCCGCCGCATCCTCGCCGAGTCCGGCGAGAAGGTGATCGTCGCCGAAACGCTGGCCGAAGCAGCCGAGAAATCGGTCGAGGCGATGCGTGCCTATTCCAAATCGAAGAAGAACTGA